One genomic window of Gammaproteobacteria bacterium CG11_big_fil_rev_8_21_14_0_20_46_22 includes the following:
- a CDS encoding mechanosensitive ion channel protein MscS — protein sequence MAQAALQSATQKIVWLQTQPVIVRSLVEVLIILVIVMVACALELLIYRRLLSRSLATSRLWDDVLLKALHRPLQLLILVVGLCYCIDVFDASFTSVSFLAFTNFIRKIIVIFTVLWAALRFGKGLECNILDPSRHKKVDKATAFAVNRLFRIAAFFIGAIAIMQLVGVPFSALLAFGGAGALAFSFAAKDSLANVFGGLMLYIEHPFAMGDWILIIDKNIEGVVDGIGWRSTRIINFDKRPIFVPNSVFTTSSVMNCTRMANRRMVTALTLRYQDADKIPAIRDEVYEYIRNHHGIDPKQAVQVFFNEFGDSSINIRVAAFSKTTDSVEFGLLQQEIYLKMIDIVTRHGADFAFPTQTLDVPKAFTMTVPDHT from the coding sequence ATGGCGCAAGCCGCGTTGCAATCGGCAACACAAAAAATCGTTTGGTTACAAACTCAACCTGTGATCGTCAGGTCTCTGGTTGAGGTGTTGATCATCTTAGTCATTGTCATGGTTGCTTGTGCACTTGAGTTGCTTATTTATCGTCGATTACTGTCACGCTCTTTGGCCACCTCGCGTTTGTGGGATGATGTGTTGCTTAAAGCCCTGCATAGGCCTTTGCAATTACTGATTCTCGTGGTGGGCTTGTGTTACTGCATTGATGTATTCGACGCGAGTTTCACGAGCGTATCTTTTTTAGCCTTCACAAATTTTATCCGAAAAATCATCGTGATATTTACCGTGCTTTGGGCGGCGTTGCGGTTTGGCAAAGGCTTGGAGTGTAATATCTTAGACCCCTCGCGCCATAAAAAAGTGGATAAGGCTACTGCCTTTGCAGTTAATCGCCTGTTTCGCATCGCAGCTTTTTTTATTGGTGCCATTGCGATTATGCAATTGGTCGGCGTACCGTTTTCAGCCTTGCTCGCGTTTGGTGGTGCGGGTGCGTTGGCGTTTAGTTTTGCGGCCAAAGACAGTTTGGCCAATGTGTTTGGTGGTTTGATGCTGTATATCGAGCATCCCTTCGCTATGGGTGATTGGATTTTAATCATCGATAAGAATATTGAGGGTGTGGTTGATGGCATCGGCTGGCGCTCAACGCGTATTATTAATTTCGATAAACGCCCAATTTTTGTGCCGAATTCAGTGTTTACCACTTCGTCTGTCATGAACTGTACGCGCATGGCCAATCGCCGTATGGTCACCGCGTTGACACTGCGCTATCAAGATGCCGATAAAATCCCGGCGATTCGTGATGAGGTGTATGAGTATATTCGCAATCACCATGGCATTGACCCCAAGCAAGCGGTACAGGTCTTCTTTAACGAATTTGGCGATTCTTCGATCAATATACGCGTGGCGGCGTTTTCTAAAACCACTGACTCCGTCGAGTTTGGTCTGCTCCAGCAAGAGATTTACCTGAAAATGATAGACATTGTGACCCGCCATGGTGCGGATTTTGCCTTCCCAACCCAGACTTTAGATGTGCCCAAGGCGTTTACCATGACTGTGCCTGATCACACATAG